CCACCAACCCTCATCCCGGAGCCCGCTTAAGGCGACAACTCCGGCTGCCGGAGTGTATTTAAAGGCATTGTCCAGCAGGATGAGGAGCAGCTGTTTTAGATAGTCTGCATTTCCCAGCACCTGCGCACCCTGAAGGAGATCCAGCTTTTCTGCGAGAAAGTGGGCCTCCCCCAGAAGAGGCGCCTGGCGGGCCACCTCCTGCACAAGCGCCCCTAAATCCACGCGTTCTTTTTCGATCTGGCGGCCCGCCTCGGCGCGGGCCAGGGTGAGGAGGTTCTGAACCAGCCGCACCATCCGCTCCACCTCGCCCACGACATCGGCCAGGATTTCCCTTTTCTCCTGGGCCCCGCCGTCATCCAGCCGCTGGAGGAGTTCCAGATTCCCCCGGATTGTTGTCAGGGGTGTGCGCAGCTCATGGGATACATCGGCCACAAAGCGGCGCTGGGCGACATAGGCCTCCTCCAGGGAGCGGTGCGCTTTGGCGATCCTCTCCAGCATCTTGTTAAAGGTTGCCGCGAGCCTCCCGATCTCGTCCGGCGGCCCCTTGTAGTCAACACGCTGCTCCAAATCCCGGGTTCTACTGATCGCCGCCGCAACTTCGGTCAGGTGGTCGACGGGCGCAAGGGCGAGGCGCGCCAGAAAGAACCCCCCGGCTGAGGCAAAGCCCACGGCAAAAACGCTGGCGAAGAAGAGAAACCTGGCGAGGCGGGACAGGATCGCGGCCTGCGGCTGGAGGGAGCTTCCCACCTGGAGGACTCCCACCGGCTCCCCCTGGATCTGCAGGGGAAAATTATACATCCGGAGCTTCTCCCCATCCGCGTCCACCGTTTGAAAGAAGGGATCTCCTTTTGCGGCAAGCCCCAGAGTCTCCTCATCACAGGGGAGAAACTGGAGGCCCAGGTTTTGGGATTTGGCAAGCACCACTCCCTGCAAATCGACAACCTGGAGGTAAAGCCCGGGGCTGGAAAAGACGTTGACATTGGGGAGCACGATCCAGCGGCGGAAAGGGCCGCGGGGGCCCCTGAAAGACTTCACAACCTCCTGCGCCTTCCCCACAAGCACGGCATCCGTTTGCCGGGCCAGGTAATGGTTCAGGCCGCCGTAGAGAACCAGCCCGAACAAAAAGAGGATCAGCGCCAGCACACAGGTGTAGTAGAGGGTGAGACGCGACCTCAAGGAAAGCAAGGGTTTCCCTCCCTTTCAGTCTTTGAGAACGTAGCCGACCCCGCGCACCGTGTGGAGAAGGCGCTTTTCCCCACCGCTTTCCAGCTTATTCCGGAGGTAGCCGACGTAAACCTCCAGGACGTTGGATTCCCCGCTGTAATCGTAGCCCCAGACGCGCTCCATGATTTCGTCCTTCGTCAGCACCCGGCGCGGGTTTGAAAGAAAAAGATGCAGGAGTTCATACTCCTTGTTTGTGAGGTCCAGCAGCCTTTCCCCCCGCCGCACCTCCCGCGTGGCCGGGTCGAGGCTGAGATCGGCAAAGCGCAGAACCCTTTCCGCTTCGGGAAAACGGCGCCGCAAAAGCGCCCGCACCCTGGCGAGCAGCTCCTCCAGCGCAAAGGGCTTGACGAGATAATCGTCCGCCCCGCTGTCCAGCCCCCGCACCCGGTCGGATACCTCATCCCTTGCAGTAAGGAGCAGGATCAGGACATCCCCCTCGTTCCGGAGGCAGCGGCAGACCTCGAGGCCGTCGAGATCGGGGAGCATCAGGTCGAGGATCACCAGGTCGGGCTTCACCGCGGCCGCAGTCTCCAGCGCCTCCCAGCCGCTGCCCGCCTCCCGCACCCGGTAGCCCGCATAGTGCAAACTGCGCCGCAGGAGCGCGGTTATTTTGGGGTCGTCATCAACCACCAGAATCAAGGGCTGCAAAAGGATACCCCCTTGGAACTTCCTCTGAAGATTGAGGCCTATGCCGGACTGAAACATCCCCGTTTCATTATGGCAAAAGGAGGCGGCCGGAACAAGTGTTAAAAAAAGCAGAGCGGGGGAAAATAAGGAAAACGGCATTGCATACATGGAGGTGTTTTTGCGGTGGATCAGAGCCGCATGATCGAGCAGATTCTTGCCTTTGTGGAGCAGCACCAGGAATCCCAGGCAACAAGAAGCGTCTGCCGGCGCATCCT
This DNA window, taken from Bacillota bacterium, encodes the following:
- a CDS encoding HAMP domain-containing protein, whose protein sequence is MLSLRSRLTLYYTCVLALILFLFGLVLYGGLNHYLARQTDAVLVGKAQEVVKSFRGPRGPFRRWIVLPNVNVFSSPGLYLQVVDLQGVVLAKSQNLGLQFLPCDEETLGLAAKGDPFFQTVDADGEKLRMYNFPLQIQGEPVGVLQVGSSLQPQAAILSRLARFLFFASVFAVGFASAGGFFLARLALAPVDHLTEVAAAISRTRDLEQRVDYKGPPDEIGRLAATFNKMLERIAKAHRSLEEAYVAQRRFVADVSHELRTPLTTIRGNLELLQRLDDGGAQEKREILADVVGEVERMVRLVQNLLTLARAEAGRQIEKERVDLGALVQEVARQAPLLGEAHFLAEKLDLLQGAQVLGNADYLKQLLLILLDNAFKYTPAAGVVALSGLRDEGWWGIQVRDTGPGIPADDLPHIFDRFYRAGGLRRSGAGLGLAIASWIAKEHGGRLEVASEVGKGSAFTFWIPAA
- a CDS encoding response regulator transcription factor gives rise to the protein MQPLILVVDDDPKITALLRRSLHYAGYRVREAGSGWEALETAAAVKPDLVILDLMLPDLDGLEVCRCLRNEGDVLILLLTARDEVSDRVRGLDSGADDYLVKPFALEELLARVRALLRRRFPEAERVLRFADLSLDPATREVRRGERLLDLTNKEYELLHLFLSNPRRVLTKDEIMERVWGYDYSGESNVLEVYVGYLRNKLESGGEKRLLHTVRGVGYVLKD